The Cyclobacteriaceae bacterium genome includes a region encoding these proteins:
- a CDS encoding Gfo/Idh/MocA family oxidoreductase translates to MSSKPIVTSILSYGMSGEIFHAPLLDVHKGFTLKSILQRTTDKSRQYYPSVKVARSLEEVLNDSEVELVVVNTPNDTHYDYTVKALEAGKHVIVEKPFTNTSSDAAELIALAKKKKLTLSVFQSRRWDGAFMTLKKIISSGSVGKIVEFEAHYDRFRNYIAPNTWKEEPGPGSGILYNLGSHMLDQVLVLFGKPKSVSAIIGIQRPGGKVEDFYDLRLIYEGMNVIVKSSYLVREPGPFYTLHGVNGSFVKYGIDPQEEALKIHQIPGSAGWGTEAEKFWGKLNTEIDGAHFEGKIETLPGNYLGFYQNIYEVIRENKELEVRPEQAMQVIQLIEAAIKSNLEKRVIKVD, encoded by the coding sequence ATGAGTTCTAAACCAATTGTAACATCAATACTCTCTTACGGGATGTCGGGAGAAATCTTTCACGCCCCGCTACTGGATGTTCATAAGGGGTTCACCTTAAAAAGCATTTTACAAAGGACAACTGATAAATCCAGACAGTATTACCCTTCCGTAAAGGTTGCAAGAAGTCTTGAAGAAGTTCTAAATGATAGTGAAGTTGAACTTGTCGTGGTCAACACACCCAATGACACCCATTACGATTACACTGTAAAAGCTCTTGAAGCCGGCAAACATGTTATTGTTGAAAAACCATTCACAAATACAAGTTCCGATGCCGCGGAGTTGATCGCATTAGCCAAAAAAAAGAAACTTACTCTATCCGTATTTCAAAGCAGGAGATGGGACGGAGCCTTCATGACTCTTAAAAAAATAATTTCTTCTGGATCGGTAGGGAAGATTGTAGAGTTTGAAGCTCATTATGATCGATTCAGAAATTATATAGCTCCAAATACATGGAAAGAGGAACCCGGTCCTGGGTCAGGTATTCTTTATAATCTTGGATCTCACATGCTTGATCAGGTGCTGGTTTTATTTGGTAAACCAAAGTCAGTAAGCGCCATCATTGGAATACAAAGACCTGGCGGGAAAGTAGAAGACTTTTACGATTTACGATTGATTTACGAAGGCATGAATGTTATTGTAAAGTCAAGCTATCTTGTTCGTGAACCAGGTCCGTTTTACACGTTGCATGGAGTGAATGGATCATTCGTTAAGTATGGAATTGATCCACAGGAAGAGGCGTTAAAAATTCATCAAATACCAGGAAGTGCTGGCTGGGGAACTGAAGCAGAAAAATTCTGGGGCAAGTTGAATACAGAGATCGATGGAGCTCACTTTGAAGGAAAGATTGAAACCCTTCCGGGAAATTATCTCGGGTTCTATCAGAACATCTACGAAGTGATTCGGGAGAACAAAGAGCTTGAAGTAAGACCAGAACAAGCTATGCAAGTCATTCAACTTATTGAGGCCGCAATTAAAAGCAATCTGGAAAAAAGAGTCATCAAAGTCGATTGA
- a CDS encoding ATPase: MKDFKKYYLLEAPPEEVFHALTIPATIQLWTGEPAEMSLDAGAEFSLWDGSITGKNLEFDPGKKIVQQWYFGEQEEPSIVTITLHPHKQGTSVELNHTNIPDEDFEDIVSGWNEEYFGSLQEFYS, encoded by the coding sequence ATGAAAGATTTTAAAAAGTATTACTTACTGGAAGCTCCACCGGAGGAAGTATTTCATGCATTGACCATTCCGGCAACGATTCAACTTTGGACGGGTGAACCAGCAGAAATGTCCCTTGACGCAGGTGCAGAGTTTTCACTTTGGGATGGAAGTATCACGGGAAAGAATCTGGAATTTGATCCCGGAAAAAAGATTGTTCAGCAATGGTATTTTGGTGAGCAGGAAGAACCTTCCATTGTTACCATCACACTTCATCCGCATAAACAGGGAACATCCGTTGAGCTTAATCACACAAACATTCCTGATGAAGACTTTGAGGATATAGTTTCAGGCTGGAACGAAGAGTATTTTGGGTCACTTCAGGAATTTTATTCCTAA